A single region of the Balaenoptera ricei isolate mBalRic1 chromosome 12, mBalRic1.hap2, whole genome shotgun sequence genome encodes:
- the LOC132376265 gene encoding ER membrane protein complex subunit 7, giving the protein MAAAVWGFFSFLLLMLSRDAQSSEVSGATSEGSGGSGVSIGDRFKIEGRAVVPGVKPQDWISAARVLVDGEEHVGFLKTDGSFVVHDIPSGSYVVEVISPAYRFDPVRVDITSKGKMRARYVNYIKTSEVVRLPYPLQMKSSGPPSYFIKRESWGWTDFLMNPMVMMMVLPLLIFVLLPKVVNTSDPDMRREMEQSMNMLNSNHELPDVSEFMTRLFSSKSSGKSSSGSSKTGKSGTGKRR; this is encoded by the coding sequence ATGGCGGCCGCTGTGTGgggcttcttttccttccttctgctgatgcTCTCAAGGGATGCCCAGAGCTCGGAGGTGTCTGGGGCTACCTCCGAGGGCTCAGGAGGGAGTGGGGTCAGTATCGGAGATCGCTTCAAGATTGAGGGGCGTGCGGTTGTTCCTGGTGTGAAGCCCCAGGACTGGATCTCGGCGGCCCGAGTGCTGGTAGACGGAGAAGAGCACGTCGGCTTTCTCAAGACAGATGGGAGTTTTGTGGTTCATGATATACCTTCTGGATCTTATGTAGTGGAAGTTATTTCTCCAGCTTACAGGTTTGATCCTGTCCGAGTAGATATCACTTCAAAAGGCAAAATGAGAGCGAGATATGTGAATTACATCAAAACATCAGAAGTGGTCAGACTGCCCTACCCTCTCCAAATGAAATCTTCAGGCCCACCTTCTTACTTTATTAAAAGGGAATCTTGGGGCTGGACAGACTTTCTGATGAACCCAATGGTTATGATGATGGTTCTTCCGTTATTGATATTTGTGCTTCTTCCCAAAGTGGTCAACACAAGTGATCCTGACATGAGGCGGGAGATGGAGCAGTCAATGAATATGCTGAATTCCAATCATGAATTGCCTGATGTTTCTGAGTTCATGACAAGACTCTTCTCTTCAAAATCATCTGGCAAATCTAGCAGTGGCAGCAGTAAAACAGGCAAAAGTGGGACTGGCAAAAGGAGGTAG